From Portunus trituberculatus isolate SZX2019 chromosome 37, ASM1759143v1, whole genome shotgun sequence, one genomic window encodes:
- the LOC123514210 gene encoding la-related protein 6-like: protein MAAVSEECLAVVPQLVPPVSLMDDEVTTSDSETSSNEMVILESSPKGLAGQHIRLPAQTSLPLELAAKLERQDSDDSVVSSTEEEGIQADSAPEVCDIETRIGEGLEPRSERSSSVVSDGSEEGGRDSGIEAEREPDMVVPDEEQMARIVAQVEFYFSDANVAKDKFLLKHIRRNKEGYVSLKLVSSFKKVKQLTKDWRVVSYSLNKKSSKIQINDLGTKIRRVDPLPDLEEVPVTCAVLALALPLAKPSIQSVSELFASCGDIAFIRVVRAGTAIPQDLKGLAAKHTALSDTNCAWIEFETPEAAKAATEMNTEEGLKVVPILPEAQKKPEKAPQQKGSQPNSRKNSVTSNSGYGSPINKGPPSRKNSVGTKSRKDSGLGSDVEIPMPQPRYPRRKCLSLPQTQSPNLKELSAVVEARKNRPKSKSCTEFQLGSPPPTSWVQRNLLAAAAASAASAASPVVGSRPPLTRPNRVSHGSLPIPEGVLRFPKGPDGSKGFSPIHRRRTMSAQETVPRPGSPSARGSDTGSRPATPSDKPSATTPAPATNITTTPDITTTTNTSKSNDSGNVSSSSSSGGDSNSSAISSSSNNADKSSGNSENSSSNTDGS, encoded by the coding sequence ATGGCGGCGGTGTCCGAGGAGTGCCTGGCCGTAGTGCCACAGCTGGTGCCACCTGTCTCCCTCATGGACGACGAGGTAACCACCAGCGACAGCGAGACCTCATCCAACGAAATGGTGATTCTGGAAAGCAGCCCCAAGGGCCTGGCAGGGCAGCACATTCGCCTGCCAGCCCAGACCAGCCTGCCCCTGGAGCTGGCCGCCAAGCTTGAACGTCAGGACTCCGACGACAGCGTGGTCAGCAGCACAGAGGAGGAAGGCATCCAGGCAGACTCCGCGCCCGAGGTGTGTGATATTGAGACCCGCATCGGCGAGGGGCTGGAGCCCCGCTCCGAGCGCTCTTCCAGCGTAGTGTCCGACGGCAGCGAGGAAGGCGGCCGGGACTCGGGCATCGAGGCGGAGCGTGAGCCTGACATGGTGGTGCCCGACGAGGAGCAGATGGCGCGCATCGTGGCACAGGTGGAGTTCTACTTCAGCGACGCAAACGTTGCTAAGGACAAGTTCCTGCTGAAGCACATCCGGCGGAACAAGGAGGGCTACGTGTCGCTCAAGCTTGTGTCTTCCTTCAAGAAGGTAAAGCAGCTCACCAAGGACTGGCGGGTGGTGTCCTACTCACTCAACAAAAAGTCTTCCAAGATCCAGATCAATGACCTCGGCACCAAGATTCGCCGCGTGGACCCGCTGCCAGACCTGGAGGAAGTGCCTGTTACTTGCGCCGTGCTGGCCCTCGCCCTGCCCCTTGCCAAACCCAGTATTCAATCAGTCTCCGAACTGTTTGCCTCATGTGGTGATATCGCCTTTATCCGCGTGGTGCGGGCCGGCACCGCCATCCCGCAGGACCTCAAGGGGCTAGCAGCCAAGCACACCGCCCTCTCAGACACTAATTGTGCCTGGATCGAGTTTGAGACGCCAGAGGCTGCCAAGGCCGCCACGGAAATGAACACAGAGGAAGGACTCAAGGTCGTCCCCATCCTACCCGAGGCTCAGAAGAAGCCCGAAAAGGCACCTCAGCAGAAGGGGTCACAGCCTAACAGCCGCAAGAACAGCGTGACGAGCAACAGCGGATACGGCAGCCCCATCAACAAGGGACCTCCAAGCCGCAAGAACAGCGTCGGCACCAAGAGCCGCAAGGACAGCGGCCTCGGCTCTGATGTAGAGATCCCCATGCCCCAGCCCCGGTACCCGCGCCGTAAGTGCCTCTCCCTGCCGCAGACGCAATCTCCTAATCTGAAGGAACTGTCTGCGGTGGTTGAGGCCCGCAAGAACAGGCCAAAGAGTAAGTCCTGCACCGAGTTCCAGCTGGGGTCACCGCCCCCAACCTCATGGGTACAACGGAACCTACTGGCAGCCGCCGCGGCCTCCGCCGCCTCAGCAGCCTCCCCAGTGGTGGGTTCACGACCTCCTCTCACTCGGCCGAACCGTGTCTCCCATGGGTCTCTTCCAATCCCCGAAGGAGTGCTCAGGTTCCCCAAGGGCCCGGATGGTTCCAAGGGCTTCAGCCCCATACACCGGCGCCGCACCATGAGCGCGCAAGAAACCGTCCCTCGCCCCGGCAGCCCAAGTGCCCGGGGCAGTGATACTGGCAGCAGACCTGCCACCCCTAGTGATAAACCCTCTGCCACCACCCCTGCCCCTgccactaacatcaccaccacccctgacatcaccactaccactaacacttcCAAGAGTAATGACAGCGGCaacgtcagcagcagcagcagcagcggcggcgacagcaacagcagcgccatcagcagcagcagcaacaatgctGACAAAAGCAGCggaaatagtgaaaacagtagcagcaacaccGACGGCAGCTAG